A window of Leptospira stimsonii contains these coding sequences:
- the mfd gene encoding transcription-repair coupling factor has product MRDLLEVVGEELFSSFGVAQTKKKNISAKSSSSAKGASASQGKTSASFATRQNGSVDETVTGSVYSVVNGSHSILASSLFQKSNQTIVVVSENNTAAEFLYRESLSFLPSSDLVYLPGQEVLPYEYLRYPAEMKRERIKAIARILSGEPALIFTSVAGFLKTLPPVTTMQGRAITLEKGKEIDLELLLIELIDLGYKRADVCETFGEFSLKGGILDVYSSYSSEPVRIDLFGEEIESIRTFDPDTQRSVADLKKAILLPADEYVLSEDQKKEYQNILKSADPSLHIPEIPDGNYGIYYEELVPLVRENHGILSYFPEPPILLFPSPNSVKERMLHLEREYASLFEKRSKEVLCSPPEKLLSFGEEHAVLRDLIGVSFYGLPPRNDRDLVSPLKEAPTFRGKIREVREKIAELRNDGGWKIILTSSFEAQTKRLQGLFEKEGIVLLNEDSTEPVPIHLSKTKKDAFLVLSELRNGFIYEDQKILILSENDIFGREYKRKTRFKKQNSKALQSFIDLKEGDFVVHIHHGVGKFLKIERTNAGGKERDFLKLEYSGGDSLFVPLDQISLVQRYIGGTESPRLDSLGKSTWKKTKERVQKAVEELAEDLVLMYSNRLKLQGYAFPPDTVYQEEFEAEFEYEETPDQIDAIEAVKKDLESPRPMDRLVCGDVGYGKTEVAIRAAFKVAIAGRQIMMLAPTTILALQHYNTFKNRFENYPVRVELVSRFKSPSEVRAILEDFSNGKVDMVIGTHAILSPKLKPKNLGLLIIDEEQRFGVNHKEAIKKFKNLVDVLTLTATPIPRTLHMALTGIRELSIIATPPKNRQSVETYVIEEDEDLIAEAIRNEIKRDGQVFYLYNRVETIEQETKYLNEIVPEVSIGVLHGQMTEDEIEETLLDFYNRKYEILVTTTIIESGIDMPNVNTLFVKRADLFGLSQLYQIRGRVGRSDRKAYAYLLLPKDRAVSELAEKRLNTIYEYQELGSGFKVAMRDLEIRGAGNLLGKEQSGDIMEVGFDLYVHMLEEAIARIKGEEVTVEVRTSVTLNTNFFIPETYIADTRQKIEFYKKFEGARDLEEIEEVYKEMMDRFGEPPEDAKTFILLEKIRTLASNLGFESVAEMKDEIKMKSGSYFRGDNEKIIYLISAKSGLTINPREPNILIFQTGKKSEKEKLNYLIFLLSEMLPSKKV; this is encoded by the coding sequence ATGAGGGATCTTCTTGAGGTCGTAGGCGAGGAACTCTTTTCTTCGTTCGGAGTTGCACAGACAAAAAAGAAGAATATTTCGGCAAAATCCTCCTCCTCTGCGAAAGGCGCGTCCGCTTCCCAGGGTAAAACTTCCGCTTCTTTTGCGACTCGGCAAAACGGATCCGTGGACGAAACCGTGACAGGAAGTGTTTATTCGGTCGTAAACGGAAGTCATTCCATATTAGCTTCTTCTTTATTCCAAAAATCGAATCAAACGATCGTGGTCGTTTCCGAAAACAATACGGCCGCGGAATTCTTATACAGAGAATCCTTGAGTTTTCTTCCGAGTAGCGATCTTGTCTATTTACCCGGACAGGAAGTTCTTCCTTACGAATATCTTCGTTATCCCGCCGAGATGAAACGGGAACGGATCAAGGCCATCGCGAGAATTTTGAGCGGAGAACCCGCGCTCATCTTTACTTCCGTTGCGGGCTTTTTGAAAACGCTTCCCCCCGTGACGACGATGCAAGGTCGTGCGATTACTTTGGAAAAAGGTAAGGAAATCGATCTAGAACTTCTTCTGATCGAATTGATCGATCTCGGTTACAAACGTGCGGACGTCTGCGAAACCTTCGGCGAATTCAGTCTCAAGGGAGGAATTTTAGACGTCTATTCTTCCTATTCTTCCGAGCCGGTTAGAATCGATCTTTTCGGAGAAGAGATCGAATCCATCCGAACTTTTGATCCCGACACCCAGAGATCGGTCGCCGATCTAAAAAAAGCGATTCTTCTTCCCGCTGACGAATACGTTCTTTCCGAGGATCAAAAGAAAGAATATCAGAATATTCTAAAGTCCGCGGATCCTTCCTTGCACATTCCGGAAATTCCGGACGGAAATTACGGAATCTATTATGAGGAACTCGTTCCTCTCGTTCGTGAGAATCACGGAATTCTTTCTTATTTTCCCGAACCTCCGATTCTTCTTTTTCCGTCTCCCAATTCCGTAAAGGAAAGAATGCTTCATCTCGAAAGAGAATACGCGTCCCTTTTCGAGAAACGTTCGAAGGAAGTTCTCTGTTCGCCTCCGGAAAAATTGCTTTCCTTCGGAGAAGAACACGCGGTCCTTCGCGATCTGATTGGAGTTTCTTTTTACGGTCTTCCTCCTCGAAACGATCGGGATCTGGTTTCTCCTCTGAAAGAAGCTCCGACCTTTCGCGGTAAAATTCGGGAAGTCCGGGAAAAAATCGCCGAACTCAGAAACGACGGAGGATGGAAAATCATTCTTACTTCTTCTTTCGAAGCACAGACAAAACGTCTTCAAGGGCTTTTCGAAAAAGAAGGAATCGTTTTGTTAAACGAAGACTCGACGGAGCCCGTTCCGATACATCTTTCAAAAACGAAAAAGGACGCGTTTCTAGTCCTTTCCGAACTCAGAAACGGATTTATCTACGAAGATCAGAAAATTCTAATATTATCCGAAAATGATATTTTCGGTCGAGAATACAAACGGAAGACTCGTTTTAAAAAACAAAACAGCAAGGCTCTTCAGAGTTTTATCGATCTCAAAGAAGGCGACTTCGTAGTTCATATCCACCACGGGGTCGGAAAATTTCTGAAGATAGAAAGAACGAACGCCGGCGGGAAAGAAAGGGACTTTCTTAAACTCGAATACAGCGGAGGCGATTCACTTTTTGTTCCTCTGGATCAAATCTCTCTTGTGCAGAGATATATCGGCGGAACCGAATCTCCACGACTCGATAGTCTCGGTAAGAGCACCTGGAAAAAAACAAAGGAACGGGTCCAGAAAGCGGTCGAAGAACTCGCTGAAGATCTCGTACTTATGTATTCCAACCGTCTCAAACTACAAGGCTATGCCTTTCCGCCCGACACGGTCTATCAAGAAGAATTCGAGGCCGAGTTCGAATACGAAGAAACTCCGGATCAGATCGACGCGATCGAAGCAGTCAAAAAAGATCTCGAATCACCCCGTCCGATGGATCGGCTCGTATGCGGGGACGTAGGTTACGGAAAGACCGAGGTTGCGATCCGAGCGGCTTTTAAAGTCGCGATCGCCGGGCGTCAGATCATGATGCTCGCCCCGACTACGATTTTAGCATTACAACATTATAATACATTTAAGAATCGTTTTGAAAACTATCCGGTTCGAGTAGAACTCGTCTCCCGTTTTAAAAGCCCTTCCGAAGTGCGCGCGATCCTCGAGGATTTTAGCAACGGAAAAGTGGATATGGTCATCGGAACACACGCGATTCTTTCTCCGAAGTTGAAACCGAAAAATCTGGGTCTTCTCATTATCGACGAGGAACAAAGATTCGGAGTGAACCACAAGGAAGCGATCAAGAAGTTTAAGAATCTCGTGGACGTTCTGACTCTCACCGCGACCCCGATTCCCCGTACGCTTCACATGGCTCTGACAGGAATCCGGGAGCTTTCCATCATAGCGACACCGCCTAAGAATCGTCAGTCGGTCGAAACCTACGTGATCGAAGAGGACGAGGATTTGATAGCGGAGGCGATACGAAACGAAATCAAACGGGATGGACAGGTTTTTTATCTCTACAACCGAGTGGAAACGATCGAACAAGAAACGAAATATCTCAATGAGATCGTTCCTGAGGTTTCCATCGGAGTATTACACGGACAGATGACCGAGGACGAAATCGAAGAAACCCTTCTTGATTTTTACAATCGTAAATATGAAATCTTAGTTACGACCACGATCATAGAATCCGGGATCGATATGCCGAACGTAAACACTCTCTTTGTCAAACGAGCGGATCTTTTTGGTCTTTCCCAGTTGTATCAAATTCGAGGAAGAGTGGGGCGAAGCGACAGAAAAGCGTACGCTTACTTGCTTCTTCCCAAGGATCGGGCGGTTTCGGAACTCGCCGAAAAACGTCTCAACACGATCTACGAATACCAGGAACTCGGATCGGGTTTTAAGGTGGCGATGCGGGATTTAGAAATCCGAGGGGCGGGGAATCTTCTCGGAAAAGAACAATCCGGAGACATCATGGAAGTCGGTTTCGACCTCTACGTTCATATGCTCGAAGAGGCGATCGCAAGAATCAAAGGAGAAGAAGTCACAGTCGAGGTGAGAACCTCCGTAACTTTGAACACCAACTTCTTCATTCCGGAAACATATATTGCAGACACACGACAAAAGATCGAATTCTATAAGAAGTTTGAAGGCGCCAGGGATTTAGAAGAAATCGAAGAAGTTTATAAGGAAATGATGGATCGTTTCGGAGAACCTCCGGAAGACGCAAAAACGTTTATTCTTCTGGAAAAAATTCGTACTCTTGCATCCAATCTTGGTTTCGAATCCGTCGCGGAAATGAAAGACGAGATCAAGATGAAGTCGGGTTCTTACTTTCGAGGGGACAACGAAAAAATTATCTATTTGATTTCGGCAAAAAGCGGTCTTACGATCAACCCAAGAGAACCCAACATACTGATTTTTCAGACCGGAAAAAAATCGGAAAAGGAAAAATTAAACTATCTCATCTTTCTTCTTTCGGAAATGCTCCCTTCCAAAAAAGTATAG
- a CDS encoding lipoprotein LipL31 has translation MKKNIILISLILLAAIFAGCGDNSEVIETLDGNKITVNSFEDTYNVAIDAMSRVQNIEKENLLEFISKDIAEVPEQMRALNYQFQKKNFYDQYRDMMITTIAAEKDGFTKRDDIKKILKFQEMQIVSQLYVMHLVESKIKISEEEAMEECQKLRAKEPQVSSLPIDRCILFARAKLKKDKSQEILPKVLERIKEQVSIKHNDKFDLDAFLKRKTTATGTEKKEETTTAPSTEAPKTEAPKTPGQ, from the coding sequence ATGAAAAAAAACATTATTTTAATTTCTTTGATTCTTTTAGCCGCTATTTTTGCGGGTTGCGGGGACAACTCCGAAGTGATCGAGACCCTTGACGGAAACAAGATCACAGTCAACAGCTTTGAAGACACATACAACGTCGCCATCGACGCGATGAGTCGGGTTCAAAACATCGAAAAAGAAAATCTTCTCGAGTTTATTTCCAAGGACATCGCGGAAGTTCCGGAGCAGATGAGAGCTCTGAACTATCAATTCCAAAAGAAGAATTTTTACGATCAGTACAGAGATATGATGATCACCACCATCGCCGCGGAAAAAGACGGTTTTACCAAACGCGACGATATCAAAAAGATTTTGAAGTTCCAAGAAATGCAGATCGTTTCTCAACTTTACGTTATGCACCTTGTGGAAAGTAAAATCAAAATCTCCGAAGAAGAAGCGATGGAAGAATGTCAAAAACTCCGCGCGAAAGAACCACAAGTGAGTTCTCTTCCGATCGATCGTTGTATTCTATTCGCAAGAGCTAAGCTCAAAAAAGACAAGTCTCAAGAAATTCTTCCGAAGGTTTTGGAAAGAATCAAAGAACAAGTCTCGATCAAACACAACGACAAGTTCGATCTCGACGCTTTTTTGAAGAGAAAGACGACCGCAACCGGAACCGAAAAGAAAGAAGAAACGACGACGGCTCCGAGCACAGAAGCTCCTAAAACGGAAGCTCCAAAAACTCCCGGACAGTAA
- a CDS encoding undecaprenyl-diphosphate phosphatase: protein MNHYLNAFLRSIIEAITEFLPVSSTGHLFLFSSFFPFSGENFGIEFDDLFDIFIQSGAILSVLFLYRERFRSHIVSSISYVTKKNTDPQGFHFVIQIVIGALPILAAGFVAKNFLDTIKARPDLLDILAGAWIFGGVLILIAEWFFHKKQGTHERKSVEMKDAILIGIFQCVALIPGISRSAATIITARFLGKDTKSSAEFSFFLAVPVLLAAGIYKLYKYRSILNGDTIPVLAFGFLVSFLLCTLVIRWFLHYLQRHSFSAFGVYRILLGVGVLVFTKIIR from the coding sequence TTGAACCATTACCTGAACGCCTTTCTGAGAAGTATCATTGAGGCGATCACCGAATTCCTACCGGTGTCCTCGACGGGACACCTGTTTCTATTCAGTTCCTTTTTCCCTTTTTCAGGAGAGAATTTCGGAATCGAGTTCGACGACCTCTTTGATATTTTCATTCAGAGTGGAGCGATTCTTTCGGTTCTCTTTTTGTATCGAGAACGCTTTCGCTCCCATATCGTTTCTTCCATTTCCTATGTAACAAAAAAGAACACAGATCCGCAAGGGTTTCACTTTGTGATTCAGATCGTGATCGGTGCGCTTCCGATTTTAGCCGCAGGTTTTGTCGCCAAGAATTTCTTAGATACGATCAAAGCAAGGCCGGACCTTTTGGATATTCTCGCGGGGGCCTGGATCTTCGGCGGCGTTCTGATTTTGATCGCGGAATGGTTCTTCCACAAAAAACAAGGGACTCACGAGAGAAAATCCGTAGAAATGAAGGACGCGATTCTCATCGGGATCTTTCAGTGTGTTGCTTTGATTCCAGGGATTTCACGATCCGCGGCGACAATCATCACGGCGCGATTCTTAGGAAAAGATACGAAGAGTAGCGCGGAATTTTCCTTCTTTCTTGCCGTGCCGGTTTTATTAGCCGCTGGAATTTATAAACTCTACAAGTATCGTTCGATTTTAAACGGAGATACGATTCCGGTTTTAGCGTTTGGATTTTTGGTTTCCTTTCTTCTTTGCACACTCGTCATACGTTGGTTTTTGCACTATCTTCAGAGGCATTCCTTCTCAGCCTTTGGTGTGTATAGAATTCTCTTGGGGGTCGGCGTTCTCGTTTTCACAAAAATTATTAGATGA